A region from the Sebastes umbrosus isolate fSebUmb1 chromosome 18, fSebUmb1.pri, whole genome shotgun sequence genome encodes:
- the fdft1 gene encoding squalene synthase isoform X2, producing the protein MDILKSLGHPEEILNLFRFKMGGCRTIMPKLDYESMTESLRTCYLYLNQTSRSFAAVIQALDGELRHAVCIFYLVLRALDTVEDDMTIPLDKKVPMLNDFHTYLYQDEWCFTESQEKDRQVLADFPTISLEFRNLAKEYRDVISDICHRMGVGMAEFLEKKVGSMKEWDLYCHYVAGLVGVGLSQLFSASQLEDPEVGRDSELANSMGLFLQKTNIIRDYLEDTQVGRAFWPQEAWSQFAGRLEDLAQAEKLESALSCLNLLVTDALKHVPDVIAYLSRLRNQSVFNFCAIPQVMAIATLSSCYNNPKVFQGVVKIRKGQAVTLMMEATNMTAVQTIIAQYSQEILQKVSHTDPTRDKTLHILALIQEKSALSQSSFPSRTHHLSPMYLSAAMLLAALSWQYLSTTAAAQAQGTGDMPGQ; encoded by the exons GAGTCCATGACGGAGAGTCTGCGCACCTGCTATCTGTACCTGAACCAGACCAGCCGGAGCTTTGCAGCCGTGATTCAGGCGCTGGACGGAGAGTTAAG ACATGCAGTTTGTATCTTCTACCTGGTGCTGCGAGCGTTGGACACAGTGGAGGACGACATGACCATCCCTCTGGACAAGAAGGTTCCCATGCTGAATGATTTCCACACCTACCTGTACCAGGATGAGTGGTGCTTCACCGAGAGCCAGGAGAAAGACCGGCAGGTTCTGGCGGATTTCCCCACG ATATCACTGGAATTCAGAAACCTCGCTAAGGAATACAGAGACGTCATCTCGGATATCTGCCACCGTATGGGAGTAGGGATGGCTGAATTCCTGGAAAAGAAAGTGGGATCCATGAAGGAGTGGGACCTG TATTGCCACTATGTGGCGGGGCTTGTCGGCGTCGGTCTGTCTCAGCTGTTCTCTGCGTCCCAGCTGGAGGACCCCGAGGTGGGGCGCGACAGTGAGCTGGCCAACTCCATGGGCCTGTTCCTCCAGAAGACCAACATCATCCGAGACTATCTAGAGGACACGCAAGTGGGACGTGCCTTCTGGCCACAAGAG GCTTGGAGTCAGTTTGCAGGTCGTCTGGAGGACCTGGCCCAGGCCGAGAAGCTGGAGTCGGCTCTCTCCTGTCTCAACCTGCTGGTCACCGACGCTCTGAAACACGTCCCGGACGTTATCGCCTACCTGTCCCGCCTGCGCAACCAGAGCGTCTTCAATTTCTGTGCCATTCCACAG GTGATGGCAATAGCTACACTGTCGTCGTGCTACAACAACCCCAAGGTGTTCCAGGGAGTGGTGAAGATCCGAAAGGGACAGGCCGTCACACTCATGATGGAAGCCACCAACATGACAGCCGTGCAGACCATCATCGCCCAGTACAGCCAGGAG aTTTTACAGAAGGTTTCCCACACGGACCCGACGCGGGACAAGACCCTGCACATCCTGGCTCTGATCCAAGAGAAGTCCGCCCTGTCACAGTCCAGCTTCCCCTCCAGGACCCACCACCTGTCACCCATGTACCTGTCTGCCGCCATGCTGCTCGCCGCTCTCAGCTGGCAGTACCTCAGCACCACCGCAGCAGCGCAGGCGCAGGGCACCGGCGACATGCCGGGACAGTGA
- the fdft1 gene encoding squalene synthase isoform X1, whose protein sequence is MAGACCKCSVSLSVFKRSLSVAPRGSPRSLLLSWRLGERGLQEAARPSSALRPPAGFYRHTTFFCLSCQESMTESLRTCYLYLNQTSRSFAAVIQALDGELRHAVCIFYLVLRALDTVEDDMTIPLDKKVPMLNDFHTYLYQDEWCFTESQEKDRQVLADFPTISLEFRNLAKEYRDVISDICHRMGVGMAEFLEKKVGSMKEWDLYCHYVAGLVGVGLSQLFSASQLEDPEVGRDSELANSMGLFLQKTNIIRDYLEDTQVGRAFWPQEAWSQFAGRLEDLAQAEKLESALSCLNLLVTDALKHVPDVIAYLSRLRNQSVFNFCAIPQVMAIATLSSCYNNPKVFQGVVKIRKGQAVTLMMEATNMTAVQTIIAQYSQEILQKVSHTDPTRDKTLHILALIQEKSALSQSSFPSRTHHLSPMYLSAAMLLAALSWQYLSTTAAAQAQGTGDMPGQ, encoded by the exons ATGGCCGGAGCTTGCTGCAAGTGTTCGGTTTCTCTATCCGTGTTCAAGCGCTCTCTCTCGGTAGCACCGCGCGGCTCTCCTCGGTCCCTCCTCCTGAGCTGGAGGCTCGGGGAGCGGGGCCTGCAGGAGGCCGCTAGACCCTCCAGCGCCCTCAGACCACCAGCAGGCTTTTACCGACACACCACcttcttctgtctctcctgCCAGGAGTCCATGACGGAGAGTCTGCGCACCTGCTATCTGTACCTGAACCAGACCAGCCGGAGCTTTGCAGCCGTGATTCAGGCGCTGGACGGAGAGTTAAG ACATGCAGTTTGTATCTTCTACCTGGTGCTGCGAGCGTTGGACACAGTGGAGGACGACATGACCATCCCTCTGGACAAGAAGGTTCCCATGCTGAATGATTTCCACACCTACCTGTACCAGGATGAGTGGTGCTTCACCGAGAGCCAGGAGAAAGACCGGCAGGTTCTGGCGGATTTCCCCACG ATATCACTGGAATTCAGAAACCTCGCTAAGGAATACAGAGACGTCATCTCGGATATCTGCCACCGTATGGGAGTAGGGATGGCTGAATTCCTGGAAAAGAAAGTGGGATCCATGAAGGAGTGGGACCTG TATTGCCACTATGTGGCGGGGCTTGTCGGCGTCGGTCTGTCTCAGCTGTTCTCTGCGTCCCAGCTGGAGGACCCCGAGGTGGGGCGCGACAGTGAGCTGGCCAACTCCATGGGCCTGTTCCTCCAGAAGACCAACATCATCCGAGACTATCTAGAGGACACGCAAGTGGGACGTGCCTTCTGGCCACAAGAG GCTTGGAGTCAGTTTGCAGGTCGTCTGGAGGACCTGGCCCAGGCCGAGAAGCTGGAGTCGGCTCTCTCCTGTCTCAACCTGCTGGTCACCGACGCTCTGAAACACGTCCCGGACGTTATCGCCTACCTGTCCCGCCTGCGCAACCAGAGCGTCTTCAATTTCTGTGCCATTCCACAG GTGATGGCAATAGCTACACTGTCGTCGTGCTACAACAACCCCAAGGTGTTCCAGGGAGTGGTGAAGATCCGAAAGGGACAGGCCGTCACACTCATGATGGAAGCCACCAACATGACAGCCGTGCAGACCATCATCGCCCAGTACAGCCAGGAG aTTTTACAGAAGGTTTCCCACACGGACCCGACGCGGGACAAGACCCTGCACATCCTGGCTCTGATCCAAGAGAAGTCCGCCCTGTCACAGTCCAGCTTCCCCTCCAGGACCCACCACCTGTCACCCATGTACCTGTCTGCCGCCATGCTGCTCGCCGCTCTCAGCTGGCAGTACCTCAGCACCACCGCAGCAGCGCAGGCGCAGGGCACCGGCGACATGCCGGGACAGTGA